The Actinomadura sp. WMMB 499 genome includes a window with the following:
- a CDS encoding bifunctional MaoC family dehydratase N-terminal/OB-fold nucleic acid binding domain-containing protein, which produces MSEPTDYEARLQAFVGRELVARRPGPDPVNVPMIRHWVEAMEDGNPIYLDDEAARATGRDGVVAPASMMQAWTMRGYAASVRPDTAPAGPSASDDLTGLLAEGGYTSVVATDSDFEFVRELVPGDHVSVEERVESISPEKKTGLGTGRFISTVKTYRDASGEVVATQRWRILRFRPAEKPAPKPARPRPAINPDNAFWFEAAREHRLVVQRCADCKSLRHPPGPACPQCGSFQWDTARSSGDGHVYTFTVNHHPRHPAFDYPLVVAVIELAEGTRLIANMTGVAPADVEVGMPVALDWLDDGDLSLPIFRPKES; this is translated from the coding sequence ATGAGCGAGCCCACCGATTACGAAGCCCGGCTCCAGGCGTTCGTCGGCCGCGAGCTCGTCGCCCGCCGCCCGGGCCCCGACCCGGTCAACGTCCCCATGATCCGCCACTGGGTCGAGGCCATGGAGGACGGCAACCCGATCTACCTCGACGACGAGGCCGCCCGCGCCACCGGACGGGACGGCGTCGTCGCGCCCGCGTCGATGATGCAGGCCTGGACGATGCGCGGGTACGCCGCGTCCGTCCGCCCGGACACGGCCCCGGCGGGCCCGTCGGCGTCCGACGACCTCACCGGCCTGCTCGCCGAGGGCGGCTACACGTCCGTCGTCGCGACCGACTCCGACTTCGAGTTCGTCCGGGAACTCGTGCCGGGCGACCACGTCAGCGTCGAGGAACGCGTCGAGTCGATCTCCCCGGAGAAGAAGACCGGGCTCGGCACCGGGCGGTTCATCAGCACCGTCAAGACGTACCGGGACGCGTCCGGCGAGGTCGTCGCCACCCAACGGTGGCGCATCCTCCGGTTCCGCCCGGCCGAGAAACCCGCCCCCAAGCCCGCGCGCCCCCGCCCGGCGATCAACCCCGACAACGCGTTCTGGTTCGAGGCCGCCCGCGAGCACCGCCTCGTCGTCCAGCGCTGCGCCGACTGCAAGTCCCTGCGGCACCCGCCCGGCCCGGCCTGCCCGCAGTGCGGCTCGTTCCAGTGGGACACCGCCCGGTCCTCCGGCGACGGCCACGTCTACACGTTCACCGTCAACCACCACCCCCGGCACCCGGCGTTCGACTACCCGCTGGTCGTCGCGGTGATCGAGCTGGCCGAGGGCACCCGCCTCATCGCGAACATGACGGGCGTCGCGCCCGCGGACGTCGAGGTCGGCATGCCGGTCGCCCTGGACTGGCTCGACGACGGAGACCTGTCCCTGCCGATCTTCCGCCCGAAGGAGAGCTGA
- a CDS encoding acyl-CoA dehydrogenase family protein — protein sequence MDFTLGEELEAVRDLARRILTDHATPERLRAAEETGVDEALWKELAAAGLLGVALPESAGGAGLGLSGLCVLLEEQGRTVAPVPLWPALVAGLTLAGHGTCPPEIADGTLRYTLALEEFGPHDPADPACRAVPDGGAWRLTGTKAAVPSAPAARRMLVSAASPDGPALFAVDTDAPGTSWEHPRTTAHDVAGTVVLDGAPAERLGGGALATALRLARLALAAVQLGVAEGALRMTADYLSAREQFGRPLGTFQAVQHQLADSYIEIDALRVCLWHAISLSAAGEDAEQATLVAKWWSDEGGLNVVHRTQHLHGGIGVDVDYPIHRYFLWGKQISGTLGGASADLALLGATL from the coding sequence ATGGACTTCACCCTTGGCGAGGAACTGGAAGCGGTCCGGGACCTGGCCCGGCGGATCCTCACCGACCACGCGACCCCCGAGCGCCTCCGCGCCGCCGAGGAGACCGGCGTCGACGAGGCGCTCTGGAAGGAACTCGCCGCCGCCGGGCTGCTCGGGGTCGCGCTCCCCGAGTCCGCGGGCGGCGCCGGCCTCGGGCTGTCCGGCCTGTGCGTCCTGCTGGAGGAGCAGGGCCGCACGGTCGCGCCCGTCCCGCTCTGGCCCGCGCTCGTCGCCGGCCTGACCCTCGCCGGGCACGGCACCTGCCCGCCCGAGATCGCGGACGGCACCCTCCGGTACACGCTCGCCCTGGAGGAGTTCGGCCCGCACGACCCGGCCGATCCCGCGTGCCGCGCCGTCCCGGACGGCGGCGCGTGGCGGCTCACCGGGACGAAGGCCGCCGTCCCGTCCGCGCCCGCCGCCCGCCGGATGCTCGTCTCCGCGGCGTCCCCGGACGGCCCGGCCCTGTTCGCCGTCGACACCGACGCGCCCGGCACGTCCTGGGAGCACCCCCGCACCACCGCGCACGACGTCGCGGGCACCGTCGTCCTCGACGGAGCGCCCGCCGAACGCCTCGGCGGCGGCGCCCTCGCGACCGCCCTCCGGCTCGCGCGCCTCGCGCTCGCGGCCGTCCAGCTCGGCGTCGCCGAGGGCGCGCTGCGGATGACGGCCGACTACCTGTCCGCCCGCGAGCAGTTCGGCCGCCCCCTCGGCACCTTCCAGGCCGTGCAGCACCAGCTCGCCGACTCCTACATCGAGATCGACGCCCTCCGCGTCTGCCTCTGGCACGCGATCTCCCTCAGCGCCGCCGGTGAGGACGCCGAGCAGGCGACGCTCGTCGCGAAGTGGTGGTCGGACGAGGGCGGCCTCAACGTCGTGCACCGCACCCAGCACCTCCACGGCGGCATCGGCGTCGACGTCGACTACCCGATCCACCGGTACTTCCTGTGGGGCAAGCAGATCTCCGGCACCCTCGGCGGCGCGTCCGCCGACCTCGCACTCCTGGGGGCGACCCTGTGA
- a CDS encoding AMP-binding protein, with the protein MPEATGRDETIAGLLLARLGDDRPGLRSRDRTWTWDEVVRESAARAGLARELRADDRPFHIGVLLDNVPEYVLWLGAAALGGATIVGINPTRTGAYLEQEVRHTDLRFVVTDAAGAELLDGLDIGVPRDRFVLVDDAGYAGRVAAHAAEPAADPSVTPLTQMLLLFTSGTTGASKAARCSQGRLAELGRNNAAKYDVKRNEISYCPMPLFHGNALMALWAPTLAAGGCVCLTPKFSASGFMPDVRFYGATFFTYVGKAIGYVLATPERPDDAENTLTHGFGTEASPEDKAEFHRRFGARLVEGYGSSEGAGMIRRDPAAPPTAFGRPAHDGVRIVNPDTRETCEPAVLDEHGRVVNAERAVGEIVDVHGAAKFEGYYKNPEADAERVRHGWYWTGDLGYVDADGFLYFGGRSGDWIRVDSENISALLTQQIIRRHPKIVDAVAYGVPDPRSGDQVMAAIEIPEGVEFADLDFAAFLAAQDDLGTKGAPRFVRVSHSLPTTGSGKLRKKEMQLEGWRTTDAVHRWTGRGAPAYAPMTDDDRTALREEFIANGRRRFLP; encoded by the coding sequence GTGCCTGAGGCCACGGGGCGGGACGAGACGATCGCCGGGCTGCTGCTCGCGCGCCTCGGCGACGACCGTCCCGGCCTGCGCAGCCGCGACCGGACGTGGACGTGGGACGAGGTCGTCCGCGAGAGCGCGGCCCGCGCGGGCCTCGCCCGCGAGCTGCGCGCGGACGACCGGCCGTTCCACATCGGCGTCCTGCTCGACAACGTGCCCGAGTACGTGCTGTGGCTCGGGGCCGCCGCGCTGGGCGGCGCGACGATCGTCGGCATCAACCCGACCCGCACCGGCGCCTACCTGGAGCAGGAGGTCCGGCACACCGACCTCCGGTTCGTCGTCACCGACGCGGCGGGCGCGGAGCTGCTCGACGGCCTCGACATCGGCGTCCCCCGCGACCGGTTCGTGCTGGTCGACGACGCCGGGTACGCGGGGCGCGTGGCCGCGCACGCGGCCGAGCCCGCGGCCGACCCGTCCGTCACCCCGCTGACGCAGATGCTGCTGCTGTTCACGTCCGGGACGACGGGCGCGTCCAAGGCGGCCCGCTGCTCGCAGGGGCGGCTCGCCGAACTGGGCCGGAACAACGCCGCCAAGTACGACGTCAAGCGCAACGAGATCTCGTACTGCCCGATGCCGCTGTTCCACGGCAACGCCCTCATGGCGCTCTGGGCGCCGACGCTCGCCGCCGGTGGCTGCGTGTGCCTGACGCCGAAGTTCTCCGCGTCCGGGTTCATGCCGGACGTCCGGTTCTACGGCGCGACGTTCTTCACCTACGTCGGCAAGGCCATCGGCTACGTCCTCGCGACCCCCGAGCGGCCGGACGACGCCGAGAACACGCTCACGCACGGGTTCGGCACCGAGGCGTCCCCCGAGGACAAGGCCGAGTTCCACCGCCGCTTCGGCGCCCGGCTCGTCGAGGGCTACGGCTCCAGCGAGGGCGCGGGGATGATCCGGCGGGACCCGGCCGCGCCCCCGACCGCGTTCGGCAGGCCCGCTCACGACGGCGTCCGGATCGTCAACCCCGACACCCGCGAGACGTGCGAACCGGCCGTTCTGGACGAGCACGGACGCGTCGTCAACGCCGAACGCGCCGTCGGCGAGATCGTCGACGTGCACGGCGCCGCGAAGTTCGAGGGCTACTACAAGAACCCGGAGGCGGACGCCGAACGCGTCCGGCACGGCTGGTACTGGACCGGCGATCTCGGCTACGTCGACGCCGACGGGTTCCTGTACTTCGGCGGCCGGTCCGGCGACTGGATCCGCGTCGACTCCGAGAACATCTCCGCGCTGCTCACCCAGCAGATCATCCGCCGCCACCCGAAGATCGTCGACGCCGTCGCCTACGGCGTCCCCGACCCCCGCTCGGGCGACCAGGTGATGGCCGCGATCGAGATCCCCGAGGGCGTGGAGTTCGCCGACCTCGACTTCGCCGCGTTCCTGGCCGCGCAGGACGATCTGGGCACGAAGGGCGCGCCCCGGTTCGTCCGCGTCTCGCACTCCCTGCCGACCACCGGCTCCGGGAAGCTGCGCAAGAAGGAGATGCAGCTCGAAGGGTGGCGGACCACCGACGCCGTGCACCGCTGGACCGGGCGGGGCGCGCCCGCCTACGCGCCGATGACCGACGACGACAGGACGGCACTGCGCGAGGAGTTCATCGCCAACGGCCGCCGCCGCTTCCTCCCCTGA
- the hemC gene encoding hydroxymethylbilane synthase, which yields MTDLVPTGQGAVEPAFSWSGGGGTLRLGTRTSPLAMVQARAVAERLEAVADVRVEVTGIQTAGDRHQGDLAELGGKGAFMREIDRALITGRVDVAVHCLKDVPGDVPRPNGLVFAAYVARDDTADVMLFPMASRVQRLADLAPGARVGTSAVRRRAQLGQIRPDLCVQYLRGNVNSRLGRLDAGEEFDAIVLARASLGRLGIDRPGEELDIIPAVGSGVLAVDCRSVDSDIVELVRLLDDRETRRCVAAERAMLHALRGHCNSPIAGHARLERDGQLSLRGMVFTRDGSRFVHAQEWAPPDKGPDLGAYVAGDLLRKGARDLIDGIPH from the coding sequence GTGACGGATCTCGTGCCCACGGGGCAAGGCGCGGTGGAACCGGCGTTCTCGTGGTCGGGTGGCGGTGGGACGCTTCGGCTGGGCACGCGCACGTCTCCGCTGGCGATGGTGCAGGCGCGCGCGGTGGCCGAACGGCTGGAGGCCGTCGCGGACGTCCGCGTCGAGGTCACCGGGATTCAGACGGCGGGCGACCGGCATCAGGGCGACCTTGCGGAACTGGGGGGTAAGGGCGCGTTCATGCGCGAGATCGACCGCGCGCTGATCACGGGCCGGGTGGACGTGGCGGTGCACTGCCTCAAGGATGTGCCCGGCGACGTTCCGCGACCGAACGGGCTGGTCTTCGCCGCCTACGTGGCCCGCGACGATACCGCCGACGTGATGCTGTTCCCGATGGCGAGCAGGGTTCAACGGCTGGCGGACCTGGCACCGGGTGCGCGGGTCGGCACCTCGGCGGTGCGGCGGCGCGCCCAGCTCGGGCAGATCCGGCCGGACCTGTGTGTGCAGTACCTGCGCGGGAACGTCAATTCGCGGCTGGGGCGGCTGGACGCCGGTGAGGAGTTCGACGCGATCGTACTCGCGCGGGCGAGCCTGGGACGGCTGGGCATCGACCGTCCGGGCGAGGAACTCGACATCATTCCGGCGGTGGGCTCGGGCGTGCTGGCGGTGGACTGCCGCAGCGTCGATTCCGACATCGTGGAACTGGTGCGGCTGCTGGACGATCGCGAGACCCGGCGGTGCGTCGCGGCGGAGCGGGCGATGCTCCACGCATTGCGAGGACACTGCAACAGCCCGATCGCCGGGCACGCGCGGCTGGAGCGGGACGGGCAACTGAGCCTGCGCGGAATGGTCTTCACCCGCGACGGCTCGCGGTTCGTGCACGCGCAGGAATGGGCGCCGCCGGACAAGGGGCCGGACCTGGGGGCGTACGTGGCGGGTGATCTCCTGCGCAAGGGCGCACGGGACCTGATCGACGGCATTCCGCACTGA
- a CDS encoding NADH:flavin oxidoreductase, with amino-acid sequence MTSQVPDVLAPAKLGPVTLRNRIVKAATYEGLTKKGQVTDPLIDFHVRHARGGAGMTTVAYCAVAPEGRTDSRQIHWRDEAMPGLRKLTDAVHAEGAAVQAQIGHAGPVANPKSNKLPALAPSRHFHMTTQTVAKAATQADLDRIVQAHGYAGRMAIEAGFDSVEIHMGHNYLTSSFLSPKINHRKDRYGGSLENRARLARDIGRAVRDAVGDRIAITAKLNMDDGVPGGFWIDEAIQVARWLEEDGSVDALQMTAGSSLLNPMYLFKGDAPLHEFASVMKQPTKLGIKLIGKHFLKAYPYEDLYLLRDARQIRAAVKLPMILLGGVTDRASMDTAMAEGFEFVAMARALLREPDLINRIKDDPATGSLCIHCNKCMTAIYGGTHCVLSTEPAWGSARA; translated from the coding sequence ATGACATCGCAAGTTCCCGACGTGCTCGCCCCGGCGAAACTGGGACCCGTCACGCTGCGCAACCGGATCGTCAAGGCCGCGACCTACGAGGGCCTCACCAAGAAGGGGCAGGTCACCGATCCGCTGATCGACTTCCACGTCCGGCACGCCCGCGGCGGCGCCGGGATGACGACGGTCGCGTACTGCGCGGTGGCGCCGGAGGGCCGCACCGACTCGCGGCAGATCCACTGGCGGGACGAGGCGATGCCCGGCCTCCGCAAGCTGACCGACGCCGTGCACGCCGAGGGCGCGGCCGTCCAGGCGCAGATCGGGCACGCGGGGCCCGTCGCCAACCCCAAGAGCAACAAGCTTCCGGCCCTCGCGCCGAGCCGCCACTTCCACATGACCACGCAGACCGTCGCGAAGGCCGCCACGCAGGCCGACCTGGACCGCATCGTCCAGGCGCACGGGTACGCGGGCAGGATGGCCATCGAGGCGGGTTTCGACTCGGTCGAGATCCACATGGGGCACAACTACCTGACCAGCTCGTTCCTCAGCCCGAAGATCAACCACCGCAAGGACCGGTACGGCGGCTCCCTGGAGAACCGAGCCCGGCTGGCGCGCGACATCGGCCGCGCCGTCCGGGACGCCGTCGGCGACCGGATCGCGATCACCGCGAAGCTGAACATGGACGACGGCGTCCCCGGCGGGTTCTGGATCGACGAGGCCATCCAGGTCGCGCGGTGGCTGGAGGAGGACGGCTCGGTCGACGCCCTCCAGATGACGGCGGGCAGCTCCCTGCTCAACCCGATGTACCTGTTCAAGGGCGACGCGCCGCTGCACGAGTTCGCGTCCGTCATGAAGCAGCCGACGAAGCTCGGTATCAAGCTCATCGGCAAGCACTTCCTCAAGGCCTACCCCTACGAGGACCTGTACCTCCTCAGGGACGCCCGGCAGATCCGCGCCGCCGTGAAGCTGCCGATGATCCTCCTCGGCGGCGTCACCGACCGGGCGTCCATGGACACCGCCATGGCGGAGGGGTTCGAGTTCGTCGCGATGGCCCGCGCGCTGCTCCGCGAGCCCGACCTGATCAACCGGATCAAGGACGACCCCGCGACCGGGTCGCTGTGCATCCACTGCAACAAGTGCATGACCGCGATCTACGGCGGCACCCACTGCGTGCTGTCCACCGAGCCGGCCTGGGGGAGCGCCCGTGCCTGA
- a CDS encoding acyl-CoA dehydrogenase family protein codes for MDLRETAEHGKLRAELRAYFANLLPPDVRRRAGEEGVGGDRFREIVKRLGDDGWLGYGWPSEYGGQGRSTAEQYVFFDEVQRAGLPFPFVTVNTVGPTLMRFGTDEQKKAYLPGILSGDVVFAIGYTEPDAGTDLASLRTRAVRDGDSYVVDGSKIFTSGANTADHIWLAARTNPDAPKHKGISILIVPTDSDGFSWSPIQAVGGMVVTATYYNAVRVPASAVVGDVDGGWGLITTQLNHERIGLAALGGRMIRLWEDVAAWARDEGVLDVPWVRADLARTHARLEAMRLMNWKMTMAVEHGTLTGAQAGAAKAYGTETHIDVQRTLTNVLGAAGRIRPESPGAVLHGQIEQLSRQGIVNTFGGGVNEVLRDMVAVQGLGLPRGKRA; via the coding sequence ATGGACCTGCGCGAAACCGCCGAACACGGGAAACTGAGGGCCGAACTGCGGGCGTACTTCGCGAACCTGCTGCCGCCCGACGTCCGCCGCCGCGCCGGTGAGGAGGGCGTGGGCGGCGACCGGTTCCGCGAGATCGTCAAGCGGCTCGGCGACGACGGCTGGCTCGGCTACGGGTGGCCGAGCGAGTACGGCGGGCAGGGCCGCTCGACCGCCGAGCAGTACGTCTTCTTCGACGAGGTCCAGCGGGCCGGGCTGCCGTTCCCGTTCGTCACCGTCAACACCGTCGGCCCCACCCTGATGCGGTTCGGCACGGACGAGCAGAAGAAGGCGTACCTCCCCGGCATCCTGTCGGGCGACGTCGTCTTCGCGATCGGCTACACCGAGCCCGACGCCGGCACCGACCTCGCGTCCCTGCGCACCCGCGCCGTCCGCGACGGCGACTCCTACGTCGTCGACGGCAGCAAGATCTTCACCAGCGGGGCGAACACCGCCGACCACATCTGGCTCGCCGCCCGCACGAACCCGGACGCGCCCAAGCACAAGGGCATCTCGATCCTGATCGTGCCCACGGACTCCGACGGGTTCTCGTGGAGCCCCATCCAGGCCGTCGGCGGGATGGTCGTCACCGCCACGTACTACAACGCCGTCCGGGTGCCCGCGTCCGCCGTCGTCGGGGACGTCGACGGCGGCTGGGGCCTCATCACCACCCAGCTCAACCACGAGCGCATCGGCCTCGCCGCGCTCGGCGGCCGGATGATCCGCCTCTGGGAGGACGTCGCCGCGTGGGCCCGCGACGAGGGCGTCCTCGACGTCCCGTGGGTCCGCGCCGACCTCGCCCGCACGCACGCCCGCCTTGAGGCGATGCGGCTGATGAACTGGAAGATGACGATGGCCGTCGAGCACGGCACCCTCACCGGCGCCCAGGCCGGCGCCGCGAAGGCGTACGGGACCGAGACGCACATCGACGTCCAGCGCACGCTGACGAACGTGCTCGGCGCCGCGGGCCGGATCCGTCCCGAATCGCCGGGAGCCGTCCTGCACGGGCAGATCGAGCAGCTCTCCCGGCAGGGCATCGTCAACACGTTCGGCGGCGGCGTCAACGAGGTCCTGCGGGACATGGTCGCCGTGCAGGGCCTCGGACTCCCCAGGGGGAAGCGCGCATGA
- a CDS encoding ATP-binding protein → MLWDGGSVERVTGRDGAGVDVREVRRRVRREVERHGAAPVDLGDVDLMVSEIATNALRYTASGHEGGGVRVAVRSVADRFRVEITDDGGAVTLPVVKAVATDEWTTSGRGLAMVAALSDCWGFDGAAGGPVTVWFEIERQKGAE, encoded by the coding sequence ATGCTCTGGGACGGCGGGAGCGTCGAGCGGGTCACGGGCCGCGACGGTGCGGGTGTGGACGTGCGGGAGGTGCGGCGCCGGGTGCGCCGCGAGGTCGAGCGGCACGGCGCGGCCCCGGTCGACCTGGGCGACGTTGACCTGATGGTCAGCGAGATCGCGACGAACGCGCTGAGGTACACCGCGTCCGGACACGAGGGCGGGGGTGTGCGGGTGGCCGTGCGGTCGGTGGCCGATCGGTTCCGGGTCGAGATCACCGACGACGGCGGGGCGGTGACGCTGCCGGTCGTGAAGGCGGTGGCGACGGACGAGTGGACCACAAGCGGGCGGGGGCTGGCGATGGTGGCGGCCCTGTCGGACTGCTGGGGGTTCGATGGCGCCGCCGGGGGGCCGGTGACGGTCTGGTTCGAGATCGAACGACAGAAGGGAGCGGAGTGA
- a CDS encoding lipid-transfer protein encodes MSVLPGAAAIAGIGATEFSKESGRSELRLACEAVLAAITDAGLQPSDVDGMVTFTADTSSEIHIARNLGIGELKFFSRIGHGGGAACGTVQQAAMAVATGVADVVVCYRAFNERSGTRYGLGQADRPMDVSADRAAYSWMTPFGLNTPAQWVAMFARRYMHEYGATSEDFGRVAVVDRKHAAKNPAAWFHDRPITLADHQASRWIAEPLRLLDCCQESDGGQAVVVVSARRARDLPHRPALIWGAAQGSGNDQHMMTSYYRSEISGIPEMGLVGRQLYAQSKLTPADIQAAILYDHFTPLVLPQLEELGFCAKGEAKDFIADGNLEVGSRLPVNTHGGQLGEAYIHGMNGIAEGVRLLRGTSPNQPGDVHNVLVTAGTGVPTSGLILGADG; translated from the coding sequence ATGAGCGTGCTGCCCGGAGCCGCCGCGATCGCGGGCATCGGCGCCACCGAGTTCTCCAAGGAGTCCGGCCGCAGCGAGCTGCGCCTCGCCTGCGAGGCCGTCCTCGCCGCGATCACCGACGCGGGGCTGCAGCCGTCCGACGTGGACGGCATGGTCACCTTCACCGCCGACACCAGCTCCGAGATCCACATCGCCCGCAACCTCGGCATCGGCGAGCTGAAGTTCTTCTCCCGCATCGGGCACGGCGGCGGCGCCGCCTGCGGCACCGTCCAGCAGGCCGCGATGGCCGTCGCCACCGGCGTCGCCGACGTCGTCGTCTGCTACCGGGCCTTCAACGAGCGGTCCGGCACCCGCTACGGGCTCGGCCAGGCCGACCGCCCGATGGACGTCAGCGCCGACCGGGCCGCGTACTCGTGGATGACCCCGTTCGGGCTGAACACCCCCGCCCAGTGGGTCGCCATGTTCGCCCGCCGCTACATGCACGAGTACGGCGCGACCAGCGAGGACTTCGGCCGCGTCGCCGTCGTCGACCGGAAGCACGCCGCGAAGAACCCGGCCGCGTGGTTCCACGACCGGCCCATCACGCTCGCCGACCACCAGGCGTCCCGCTGGATCGCCGAACCGCTCCGGCTCCTCGACTGCTGCCAGGAGAGCGACGGCGGCCAGGCCGTCGTCGTCGTGTCCGCCCGGCGCGCCCGCGACCTGCCGCACCGTCCCGCGCTCATCTGGGGCGCCGCGCAGGGTTCCGGCAACGACCAGCACATGATGACGAGTTACTACCGCTCCGAGATCTCCGGCATTCCCGAGATGGGCCTTGTGGGCCGCCAGCTCTACGCGCAGAGCAAGCTCACGCCCGCCGACATCCAGGCCGCGATCCTCTACGACCACTTCACACCGCTCGTCCTGCCCCAGCTCGAAGAGCTCGGCTTCTGCGCCAAGGGCGAGGCCAAGGACTTCATCGCCGACGGCAACCTCGAAGTCGGTTCCCGCCTACCGGTCAACACCCACGGCGGCCAGCTCGGCGAAGCGTACATTCACGGCATGAACGGCATCGCCGAAGGCGTGCGGCTGCTGCGCGGGACGTCGCCGAACCAGCCCGGCGACGTCCACAACGTCCTGGTCACCGCCGGCACCGGCGTCCCGACCAGCGGCCTGATCCTGGGAGCCGACGGATGA
- a CDS encoding TetR/AcrR family transcriptional regulator — MSPRNRRADAQRSRAAVLDAAVRVLEARPDAGLAAVAADAGVTRQTVYAHFASREQLLSAVVDRITEESVAAMDATDPDSGPAADALFRLLEASGRVARRYPALVQQISALPTSPRTERAQHASVAARIERVIRRGQEAGEFDDRLPAGWLVSVVIKLAHAAGEEESAGRMTDGEAEGALRVTLLRVLGAAPGDVAG; from the coding sequence TTGAGTCCTCGCAACCGCCGTGCCGACGCCCAGCGGAGCCGGGCCGCCGTGCTGGACGCCGCCGTCCGGGTCCTCGAGGCACGGCCCGACGCCGGTCTGGCGGCGGTCGCCGCCGACGCGGGCGTGACCCGCCAGACCGTCTACGCCCACTTCGCGTCCAGGGAGCAGTTGCTCTCGGCCGTCGTCGATCGCATCACCGAGGAGTCCGTCGCGGCGATGGACGCCACCGACCCCGATTCCGGACCCGCGGCCGACGCCCTGTTCCGGCTACTGGAAGCGAGCGGGCGGGTCGCCCGCCGGTACCCCGCCCTGGTGCAGCAGATCAGCGCGCTGCCGACGAGCCCGCGGACCGAGCGGGCGCAGCACGCCTCCGTCGCCGCGCGGATCGAGCGGGTGATCCGGCGCGGCCAGGAGGCGGGCGAGTTCGACGACCGGCTCCCGGCCGGCTGGCTGGTGTCCGTCGTCATCAAGCTCGCTCATGCGGCGGGCGAGGAGGAGTCCGCCGGCCGGATGACGGACGGCGAGGCGGAGGGGGCTCTCCGGGTCACCCTGCTACGCGTCCTGGGCGCGGCTCCGGGCGACGTGGCGGGCTGA
- a CDS encoding MaoC family dehydratase encodes MSVGDELPPLDVPLTRTMIVATALASRDYQDVHHDPSLAVERGSKDVFMNILTTNGIVDRYVTAWAGPAAVVKAIRIRLGAPNYPGDTMRLTGTVTSLDGDDVEIAVKGVNGIGPHVTGTVVVRMRGNSE; translated from the coding sequence GTGTCCGTCGGCGACGAGCTGCCGCCCCTGGACGTCCCGCTCACCCGCACGATGATCGTCGCGACCGCCCTCGCGAGCCGCGACTACCAGGACGTCCACCACGATCCGTCCCTCGCCGTCGAGCGCGGCTCGAAGGACGTCTTCATGAACATCCTCACGACCAACGGGATCGTCGACCGCTACGTCACCGCGTGGGCCGGACCCGCCGCCGTGGTCAAGGCGATCCGCATCCGCCTCGGCGCGCCGAACTACCCGGGCGACACGATGCGCCTCACCGGCACCGTCACGTCCCTGGACGGTGACGACGTCGAGATCGCCGTCAAGGGCGTCAACGGGATCGGCCCGCACGTGACCGGCACGGTCGTCGTCCGAATGCGAGGGAACAGCGAATGA
- a CDS encoding MaoC/PaaZ C-terminal domain-containing protein, with amino-acid sequence MNDWRGRTLGTRTATYDEARAILYALAAGAPATALDLVFERDLRVLPTFALTLAQWAPDELGPAGAFDVSTAVHGSQRLRVRKPLPPSGTIAMEARVGEVWDKGRAAVFEVVVESEYFDATWSIFAPGSGGFGGERGPSSRRRPSADPARTLTLRTSPNQAALYRLLGDRHHMHIDPEAAKAAGMPRPFMHGLCTLAALTLPIAEAHEAHPADLAELDGRFAAPVFPGDELTIETWDDSGAILFEATTGDRTVISGGRAVFG; translated from the coding sequence ATGAACGACTGGCGCGGCCGGACCCTCGGCACCCGCACCGCCACCTACGACGAGGCCCGCGCGATCCTGTACGCCCTCGCCGCCGGAGCCCCCGCGACCGCCCTCGACCTCGTGTTCGAGCGGGACCTGCGCGTCCTGCCCACCTTCGCGCTGACCCTGGCCCAGTGGGCGCCGGACGAACTCGGCCCCGCGGGCGCGTTCGACGTCTCGACCGCCGTGCACGGCTCGCAGCGCCTGCGCGTCCGCAAGCCCCTGCCGCCGTCCGGCACGATCGCGATGGAGGCCCGCGTCGGCGAGGTCTGGGACAAGGGACGCGCGGCGGTCTTCGAGGTCGTCGTCGAGAGCGAGTACTTCGACGCCACGTGGTCGATCTTCGCGCCCGGTTCGGGCGGTTTCGGGGGTGAACGTGGGCCGTCGTCGCGGCGTCGTCCGTCCGCGGATCCCGCCCGGACCCTCACCCTGCGGACGTCGCCGAACCAGGCGGCGCTCTACCGGCTCCTCGGCGACCGGCACCACATGCACATCGATCCCGAAGCCGCGAAGGCGGCCGGAATGCCCCGCCCCTTCATGCACGGCCTCTGCACCCTCGCCGCGCTCACCCTCCCGATCGCCGAGGCGCACGAGGCCCACCCCGCCGACCTGGCCGAACTCGACGGCCGCTTCGCCGCCCCCGTCTTCCCCGGCGACGAGCTGACGATCGAGACGTGGGACGACTCCGGCGCGATCCTGTTCGAGGCCACGACCGGCGACCGCACCGTCATCTCGGGAGGCCGAGCGGTCTTCGGGTGA